One segment of Triticum aestivum cultivar Chinese Spring chromosome 2A, IWGSC CS RefSeq v2.1, whole genome shotgun sequence DNA contains the following:
- the LOC123191230 gene encoding protein FAR1-RELATED SEQUENCE 5, translating into MKVKRDTEINSEYESRKSLPRIKIPTPMLQQVSSLYTPAIFEAFQIEYGRSMAASAHILPGDNEYMVKIGRLIDGQYATFEEEYKVVGDNHQQTASCSCGQFERVGILCAHALKVLDLMNIKLLPAHYILKRWTREARSRSIKDCCGRTVVENPKLDAITRYNFLIHMCCELATLAANSKEYCIVIENALISATKQVKELLSARTTNVEDRCHVQVAQSSNESLSGTQVTQTSNELLSAARLKKKEVEKKGSKRKLGFLERQHKRRRKTPSATTAKKEREDCPISQQGEKENIPSQTSSVKKVVSKKSAKKTKPIPKPKEASTAKYEFMESFTNLLTAPIVNDIDVDTF; encoded by the coding sequence ATGAAAGTGAAAAGAGACACTGAGATAAATTCAGAGTACGAGTCTAGGAAGAGTCTACCTAGAATCAAAATCCCCACACCAATGTTGCAACAAGTCAGTAGTCTTTATACTCCTGCTATATTTGAAGCTTTTCAAATAGAATATGGGAGGTCAATGGCAGCAAGTGCTCATATACTACCTGGAGACAATGAATACATGGTTAAGATTGGAAGGCTTATTGATGGGCAATATGCAACATTTGAAGAAGAATACAAAGTTGTTGGAGACAATCACCAACAAACGGCTTCATGTAGTTGTGGGCAGTTTGAGAGAGTAGGAATTTTGTGTGCTCATGCTTTGAAAGTTCTTGATTTAATGAATATCAAGTTGTTGCCGGCACACTACATTTTGAAGCGATGGACAAGAGAAGCACGGTCAAGATCCATCAAAGATTGTTGTGGACGGACTGTAGTTGAAAATCCAAAGTTGGATGCCATCACCCGATACAATTTTCTTATACACATGTGTTGTGAGTTGGCAACTCTAGCAGCCAACTCTAAAGAATATTGTATTGTCATCGAGAATGCACTTATTAGTGCTACTAAGCAAGTGAAGGAACTATTGAGTGCACGCACAACTAATGTTGAAGACAGATGCCATGTCCAGGTGGCTCAATCATCAAATGAATCATTGAGTGGTACACAAGTGACTCAAACATCAAATGAATTGTTGAGTGCTGCACGTCTGAAGAAAAAAGAGGTTGAGAAGAAAGGCTCTAAAAGAAAATTAGGTTTCCTTGAGAGGCAACacaagaggaggaggaaaacaccATCTGCGACCACAgcgaaaaaagaaagagaagattgTCCCATCAGCCAGCAGGGAGAAAAGGAGAACATACCATCACAGACTAGTTCAGTAAAGAAGGTTGTCTCAAAAAAATCTGCAAAAAAGACCAAACCAATACCAAAACCGAAGGAAGCAAGCACTGCAAAATATGAGTTCATGGAAAGTTTCACCAATCTGTTGACAGCTCCTATTGTTAATGACATAGATGTTGACACATTCTGA